GGGCCGGGGAGCGCGGAGGGCAAGGGGGAAATCCGGTCGAAGTGATCCGCAGGACACCTGTCTGTCCCCGCACCCTTGACGGCCCCGCGTGGCACCCCGTCAGAATCTGTTCGGTCACGATCAGTTGTGAGTACTTCTGGGCCCTGATGAGGGAGAGCCGCCATGACGGTCACTCGCAGATCGGTTTTGATCGCTTCTACGGCCGCGCCGACGGCCGCATCACTCCTGTCCACCCCGGCCGCACGCGCCGCCACACTGGGCGCCTCCGGCCGCCGCACGGTCCCCCTCCGGGACGGCTGGCGCTTCGCGCTGGTCAACCCGGGCGGGATCACCGACCCGACCGGCGCCTACGCCACGGCTGCCGCACCGGACTACGACGACTCGGGCTGGCGCCAGGTCGCCGTCCCTCACGACTGGAGCATCGAACAGACCCCCACCACGGCCTACGGCACGACCAGCGGCACCGGCTTCTTCCCCGGCGGCCTCGGCTGGTACCGGATCGCCTTCACCCTGCCGCCTGCCTTGGCGGGCAAGCGGATCTCGGTCGAGTTCGACGGCGTCTACATGGACTCGTACGTCTACTGCAACGGTACGCAGGTCGGCCAACACCCTTACGGATACACGGGGTTCGCCCTCGACCTCACCGACCTGGTGCACACCGACGGCACCACGGAGAACGTCATCGCGGTGCAGGTACGGAACCAACTCCCCAGCAGCCGCTGGTACTCGGGCAGCGGCATCTACCGCGAGGCCCGTCTCGTCGTCACCGAGCCGGTGCACGTCGAACGCTGGGGCACGTACGTCACGACCCCGGACATCACCGCCGAGCGAGCCGTCGTACGGGTGGAGACGTCCGTGCTGAACGAGTCGGGCACCGCGAGCGAGGTCGAGGTCAGGTCGCGGGTCGTCGACCCCGCCGGCCGGACGGTGGCCCGCACCGCCTCCACGGCCACGGTCACCGGCCGCGGCACGGAGCACCATGAACTCACCGTACCCAAGCCCAAGTTGTGGGACATCGCGACCCCGGACCACCGCTACATCCTGGAGACGGAACTACGGGTGGCGGGCAGGGCGGTCGACACGTACAGCACCCCCTTCGGCATCCGCACCTACCGCTTCGACCCGGACGAGGGCTTCTCCCTCAACGGCACGCACACCAAGATCAAGGGCGTCGACCTCCACCACGACCAGGGCGCGCTCGGCTCCGCGATCAGCATCGACGCCGTGCGCAGGCAGTTGAGCATCATGAAGTCGATGGGCGTCAACGCCTTCCGCACCTCGCACAACCCGCCCTCGCCCCAAATCATCCAGGCCTGCGAGGAGTTGGGCATCGTGATGATGGTCGAGGCCTTCGACTGCTGGCACACCGGCAAGACGACCTACGACTATCACCGGTTCTTCGACGACTGGTGCGAGCGGGACGCCACCGAGATGGTCCTCGCCGCCCGCAACTCGCCCGCCGTGGTGCTGTGGTCCATCGGCAACGAGATCCCGGACTCCACCTCCACCGCGGGCCTCGCGATGGCCGACCGCATCATCGGCGCGATCAAGGCGGCGGACGACACCCGGCCGGTGGTCATCGGCTCGAACAAGTACCACGGTGTGCCCGCCAAAGGGTCCGCGGCCGACCTCATGCTCGCCAAGCTCGACGGACTCGGCCTCAACTACAACACCGCCAAGTCGGTCGACGGCCTGCACGCGGCCTATCCGAACCTGTTCCTCTTCGAGTCCGAGTCCTCCTCGGAGACCTCGACCCGCGGCGCCTACCAGGAGCCGGAGCACCTGAACACGGGCGAGAACTACACGCCCGGCAGGCGGGACACGTCCTCGTACGACAACAACCTCGCCTCCTGGACGATGAGCGGTGAGTACGGCCACAAGAAGGACCGGGACCGGAAGTGGTTCGCGGGCCAGTTCCTGTGGTCCGGCATCGACTACATCGGGGAGCCGACGCCGTACGACGTCTTCCCGGTCAAGGCGTCCTTCTTCGGCGCGGTCGACACGGCCGGCTTCCCGAAGGACATGTACCACCTCTTCCGCAGCCAGTGGGTCGGCGAGCCCATGGTCCATCTGGTGCCGATGAGCTGGAACCACGAGCCCGGGGACACGGTCGAGGTCTGGGCCTACGCCAACGTCGGCACCGTCGAGCTGTTCCTCAACGGAACGTCCCTGGGGACAAGGGAGTTCGACACCAAGACGACCACCGACGGCCGCGCCTACCTGGAGACCACCGAGGCCACCGGCGACGACAAGACCTTCACCACCGGCCCCTACCCGGGCAGCTACACCAGCCCGAACGGCAGCGCGGGCAAACTCCACCTCATGTGGAAAGTCCCGTACGAGCCGGGCGAGTTGAAGGCGGTCGCGAGGAGCGGCGGGAAGGCGGTCGCTTCGGACGTGCTGCGTACGGCCGGTGCCGCACACGCCGTGCGCCTCACGACTGACCGCAAGTCCCTCGCCGCCGACGGCCGTTCACTGGTCTTCGTGACCGCGGAGGTGGTCGACGCCCACGGTGTCGTGCTGCCCGACGCGGAGGATCTGATCGCCTTCGAGGTGAGGGGCGGGTCCCTCGCCGGGCTCGACAACGGTCGGGAGGAGAGCGCCGAGCGCTATCAGGCGAGCACCCGAACCGCCTTCCACGGCAAGGCACTTGCGATCGTGCGGTCCGGTACGAAGGCGGGCTCGCTGAGGGTGATGGCGCGGGCGGAGGGGCTGCGGGGCGGGACGGTGACGGTGCGGACGGCGCCTGTTCGGGACGTGGCCACGACTCCGGCGCCGCGATTCGAGGCCGACTACCCGGCACCCCTGAACTACCCGTACGCCGACGCGAGTTACTCGGGCCGGCCCGACACGCTCCCGGCCGCCATGCTCGACGGTGACTCGGCCACCGGCTGGTCCAACGCGTTCGCGAAGTCGGCCACGACTCTGTTGCCGGCGTTCAGTGGTGCGCGTGGGGAGGACTGGGTGTCGGTGGACTGGGGGAGGGGGCGGTCCTTCGGCCGGGTGGAGGTGTCGTTCACGGTGGACGCGACGCACAGTCTGCCTTCGGCTGTGGCGGTCGCGGTGTGGGACGGGCGCGGGTG
The nucleotide sequence above comes from Streptomyces sp. N50. Encoded proteins:
- a CDS encoding glycoside hydrolase family 2 TIM barrel-domain containing protein; this encodes MTVTRRSVLIASTAAPTAASLLSTPAARAATLGASGRRTVPLRDGWRFALVNPGGITDPTGAYATAAAPDYDDSGWRQVAVPHDWSIEQTPTTAYGTTSGTGFFPGGLGWYRIAFTLPPALAGKRISVEFDGVYMDSYVYCNGTQVGQHPYGYTGFALDLTDLVHTDGTTENVIAVQVRNQLPSSRWYSGSGIYREARLVVTEPVHVERWGTYVTTPDITAERAVVRVETSVLNESGTASEVEVRSRVVDPAGRTVARTASTATVTGRGTEHHELTVPKPKLWDIATPDHRYILETELRVAGRAVDTYSTPFGIRTYRFDPDEGFSLNGTHTKIKGVDLHHDQGALGSAISIDAVRRQLSIMKSMGVNAFRTSHNPPSPQIIQACEELGIVMMVEAFDCWHTGKTTYDYHRFFDDWCERDATEMVLAARNSPAVVLWSIGNEIPDSTSTAGLAMADRIIGAIKAADDTRPVVIGSNKYHGVPAKGSAADLMLAKLDGLGLNYNTAKSVDGLHAAYPNLFLFESESSSETSTRGAYQEPEHLNTGENYTPGRRDTSSYDNNLASWTMSGEYGHKKDRDRKWFAGQFLWSGIDYIGEPTPYDVFPVKASFFGAVDTAGFPKDMYHLFRSQWVGEPMVHLVPMSWNHEPGDTVEVWAYANVGTVELFLNGTSLGTREFDTKTTTDGRAYLETTEATGDDKTFTTGPYPGSYTSPNGSAGKLHLMWKVPYEPGELKAVARSGGKAVASDVLRTAGAAHAVRLTTDRKSLAADGRSLVFVTAEVVDAHGVVLPDAEDLIAFEVRGGSLAGLDNGREESAERYQASTRTAFHGKALAIVRSGTKAGSLRVMARAEGLRGGTVTVRTAPVRDVATTPAPRFEADYPAPLNYPYADASYSGRPDTLPAAMLDGDSATGWSNAFAKSATTLLPAFSGARGEDWVSVDWGRGRSFGRVEVSFTVDATHSLPSAVAVAVWDGRGWVPVEGTAVDWATASDAPTVITFGAVRGSRVRLTMTSSHPGTVQGALRISKLEAPAG